In one window of Tenacibaculum mesophilum DNA:
- a CDS encoding PorP/SprF family type IX secretion system membrane protein, whose product MKLKHLYTLIFLIQILINVNAQQDPQYTQYMYNTMSVNPAYAGSSGHTIINALARTQWVGIEGAPDTQTLSFDTPLGFSGVGLGINLTNDRIGPANEIFLDINASYTVRTSDEGNLAFGLKLGARHLNVDWNKGIVKDRDDKSLTGNINRFLPTIGAGIYYYTSNWYLGAAIPNFINTDHYDDSNNGGDVAKERIHLFLIGGYVFDLNESIKFKPAFLTKVVNGAPLSLDVSANFLFNEKFTAGIAWRWDDSISALIGLQASRNLHIGLAYDLTTSNYSNYNSGTYELMIKWEIFKELAMKSPRFF is encoded by the coding sequence ATGAAATTAAAACACCTATACACATTAATATTCTTAATACAAATATTAATAAATGTAAATGCTCAACAAGACCCTCAATATACTCAATATATGTATAACACTATGAGTGTGAACCCTGCATATGCTGGATCAAGCGGACACACTATAATAAATGCTCTTGCAAGAACTCAATGGGTTGGTATTGAAGGTGCTCCTGACACTCAAACGCTAAGTTTCGATACTCCTCTAGGCTTTAGCGGCGTTGGGTTAGGTATTAACCTTACTAACGATAGAATAGGCCCCGCCAATGAGATTTTTCTGGATATCAATGCTTCTTATACAGTTCGTACCAGTGATGAGGGAAATTTAGCTTTTGGGTTGAAACTTGGAGCAAGACATTTAAATGTTGATTGGAACAAAGGTATTGTTAAGGATCGAGACGATAAAAGTCTAACTGGAAACATTAATAGATTTTTACCAACTATTGGAGCTGGTATTTATTACTATACTTCTAACTGGTATTTGGGAGCAGCTATTCCTAATTTTATTAACACAGATCATTATGATGACTCTAATAATGGAGGTGATGTCGCAAAAGAACGAATACACTTGTTTTTAATTGGTGGATATGTATTTGATTTAAACGAAAGTATTAAGTTTAAGCCCGCATTTTTAACAAAAGTTGTAAATGGTGCACCTTTATCCCTAGATGTATCAGCTAATTTCCTTTTCAATGAAAAATTTACAGCAGGTATAGCTTGGAGGTGGGATGATTCTATTAGTGCTTTGATAGGACTTCAAGCTTCTAGAAATTTACACATAGGGTTAGCCTACGACCTCACTACCTCTAATTACAGCAACTACAATTCTGGAACCTATGAATTAATGATTAAATGGGAAATATTCAAAGAGCTAGCAATGAAGTCTCCTAGATTCTTTTAA
- a CDS encoding OmpA family protein: MKKAIHFLLIIVFIPITINSQRKYAANRYFEEFSYKKSAELYQSIYNKGDNSYTVLSRLGDSYYFNFKYVMAEKNYQELMKLYENSAKPKHIFRYAQVLKTNGKIKESDKWLLKLNKNDSRVKALEENTNYFVEYSNREKTYINIHNLSSNTSYSDFGGYIYDNHLYFSSTQPKKEKGKKLYRWNKQPYLNIYKAKQNNDSIKVLDVGKPIILEELSSKYHESNIVVSKDGKTAYFTRDNFDGKRLIGDKNNISHLKIYKATKKGNFWGDIKELPFNSNSFSCGHPALSPDEKTLYFVSDMPNGYGDTDIYKIAILENDIYGKPENLGKTINTESKEMFPFIGNDNVLYFSSDGHIGLGGLDVFEAKITSNSYTKPVNLGSPVNGPFDDFAFIINDKHTQGYFSSNRKEGKGDDDIYSFKIYDCKENIKGVISDSKTGNPIPNATVQLINKQGEPIFTKTTNKDGSYLFEKIDCEKNFVVVASKKDYRNSQKKTKTLNINKRLITENIQLESLIKDDQIIINPIYFDFDLYNIREDAEYELEHIVSVLKDNPDISLRIESHTDSRGSQTYNKLLSDKRAKSTRDYILSRGISPKRIKSAVGYGEEQLLNKCNDLNQKKCTEQEHQQNRRSYFYIEKK; the protein is encoded by the coding sequence ATGAAAAAAGCAATACATTTTTTACTTATAATAGTATTTATACCAATAACCATTAATAGCCAACGAAAGTATGCTGCTAATAGATATTTTGAAGAGTTTTCTTATAAAAAATCTGCTGAATTATATCAATCCATATACAACAAAGGAGATAATTCTTATACTGTATTAAGTAGATTAGGAGATTCTTACTACTTTAATTTTAAATATGTTATGGCAGAAAAAAACTATCAAGAGTTAATGAAACTATACGAAAATTCTGCTAAACCTAAACATATATTTAGATATGCCCAAGTTTTAAAAACTAATGGTAAAATAAAAGAATCTGACAAGTGGCTATTAAAATTAAACAAAAACGATAGTCGTGTGAAGGCTTTAGAAGAAAACACTAATTATTTTGTTGAATACTCTAATCGAGAAAAGACATATATAAACATCCACAACCTATCTAGCAACACTTCTTATTCAGACTTTGGTGGATACATTTATGATAATCACTTATATTTTTCTTCTACCCAACCCAAAAAAGAAAAAGGTAAAAAACTCTATCGATGGAATAAGCAACCATATTTAAACATTTATAAAGCAAAACAAAATAACGATTCCATTAAAGTTTTGGATGTGGGTAAACCTATCATTCTTGAAGAATTAAGCTCTAAATATCACGAATCAAATATTGTTGTTTCTAAAGATGGAAAAACAGCTTACTTCACCAGAGATAACTTTGATGGCAAGCGATTAATAGGAGATAAAAATAATATTTCTCACCTTAAAATTTATAAAGCTACTAAAAAAGGAAATTTTTGGGGAGATATAAAAGAACTACCTTTTAATAGTAATAGTTTTTCTTGCGGACATCCTGCCCTTAGTCCTGACGAAAAAACACTTTATTTTGTTTCTGATATGCCAAATGGCTACGGAGATACCGATATTTATAAAATAGCAATTTTAGAAAACGATATCTATGGAAAACCTGAAAATCTGGGCAAAACTATTAATACAGAAAGTAAAGAAATGTTTCCTTTTATAGGTAATGATAATGTTTTATATTTTTCTTCTGATGGACATATTGGCTTAGGAGGTTTAGATGTTTTTGAGGCAAAAATCACTAGTAACTCTTATACAAAACCAGTAAATTTAGGAAGTCCTGTTAATGGTCCTTTTGATGATTTTGCTTTCATTATTAACGACAAGCATACTCAAGGTTACTTTTCTTCCAACAGAAAAGAAGGTAAAGGAGATGATGATATTTATAGTTTTAAAATATACGATTGTAAAGAAAACATTAAAGGAGTTATTTCAGACTCAAAAACAGGAAACCCTATTCCCAATGCTACCGTTCAGCTTATAAACAAACAAGGAGAACCCATTTTTACTAAAACAACTAATAAAGATGGTAGTTATTTATTTGAAAAAATAGATTGTGAAAAGAATTTTGTGGTCGTTGCTTCAAAAAAAGATTATAGAAACTCTCAAAAAAAAACAAAAACACTTAACATTAACAAAAGATTAATTACTGAGAACATCCAACTTGAATCTTTAATAAAAGATGATCAAATCATTATAAACCCTATTTACTTTGATTTTGATTTATATAATATTCGTGAAGACGCCGAATACGAGTTAGAACATATCGTTTCTGTCTTAAAAGACAACCCTGATATAAGTTTAAGAATTGAGTCTCATACCGATAGTAGAGGATCCCAAACATATAATAAATTATTATCAGACAAAAGAGCCAAATCTACAAGAGACTATATATTATCAAGAGGCATTTCTCCAAAAAGGATTAAAAGTGCTGTTGGTTACGGAGAAGAACAGTTATTAAACAAGTGCAATGATCTAAATCAAAAAAAGTGTACCGAACAAGAACATCAACAAAATAGAAGATCTTATTTTTATATAGAAAAAAAATAA